A segment of the Desulfitobacterium dehalogenans ATCC 51507 genome:
GGAGGGAAAGTTAATGGATTTTAGACTGACAGAAGAACAAGAATTACTGCTCGAAAGCCTTAGGGAAGTTATGGCCAGGGATTGTACAGAAGACTATATGAAAGAATGCTACGAAAAAGGCGAGCATCCCATGAAGTTCGTCCAGGCACTCATGGATAATGGTTTTGGGATGTTAGGAGTTCCGGAAGAACACGGCGGCACCCCGGTGGATAACCTGACCATGATGCTGGTTGCTGAGGAAATCACCAAGAACGGCGGTCCTCACTTTGTATTCGGACAAGCATTATCCATTGCCGATATGCTCCACTTTGGTTCCGAGGAGCAAATCGCCGATACCATGGCTGAAGTGCAAAGAGGCGGAGTGGCCTTCGTCTTAGGGTTTACAGAGCCTCAAGCTGGTTCCGACAGCAGTGCCGCTGCGACCACTTATACCCGCAAAAACGGCAAGGTCTATATCAACGGCCACAAAACCTTCATGAGCGGAGCACTGCGGGCACCCTATATGCTCTGCCTGGCCCGCAATTCGGAAGAGGCCGGCAATGCCGACAAACGCAACGCCTTTAGTATGTGGTGGGTTCCCATGAATGCTCCCGGCATTAAGATCGAAAAGCTGGAAAAGATCGGCTGGCATATGCAGGATACTTGTGAAGTCTACCTGGAAGATGTGGAAGTCGAAGAAAAAGATCTTGTCGGTGTGGAAGGCAATGGCTTTATGCAAGTCTTATACAACTTTGAGATGGAACGCTTGTTGATGGCGGCCTCAGTACTGGGCATGGCAGAGTGCGCTTTTGAAGATGCCGTCCGTTACGCCAACCAACGGGT
Coding sequences within it:
- a CDS encoding acyl-CoA dehydrogenase yields the protein MDFRLTEEQELLLESLREVMARDCTEDYMKECYEKGEHPMKFVQALMDNGFGMLGVPEEHGGTPVDNLTMMLVAEEITKNGGPHFVFGQALSIADMLHFGSEEQIADTMAEVQRGGVAFVLGFTEPQAGSDSSAAATTYTRKNGKVYINGHKTFMSGALRAPYMLCLARNSEEAGNADKRNAFSMWWVPMNAPGIKIEKLEKIGWHMQDTCEVYLEDVEVEEKDLVGVEGNGFMQVLYNFEMERLLMAASVLGMAECAFEDAVRYANQRVQFGKTIGSFQLIQEKLTFMKAKIENMKNMVYKCAWEVDNGLPVQISSAIAKLYCAQAANEVIDDALQIMGGIGYTKDARISRLWLDARVFRIGGGTDEIMIHAAGRAILKQYK